A single region of the Montipora capricornis isolate CH-2021 chromosome 13, ASM3666992v2, whole genome shotgun sequence genome encodes:
- the LOC138030184 gene encoding uncharacterized protein, with protein sequence MPAFYKRYVDDTLSKMPDVSSASEFLLTLNGIHPSLSFTMELEDNSKLPFLGMVIIRNGPRLETKVYVKPTDTGLLLHYQSHVDVKYKHSLLKTMLNRAFKLSSNWQFFHQECERLKMVFARLHYPETLIENTIRNFIEMRVTESMCSKQQVPDEQDAPIRIVLRFKDQKSANVVRHQLSDLSRKINAVVQPVYVSRKIKGNVKPKEHKPPIVNQQNVVYYYKCGLCDTDYVGFTSRHLHQHVEEHKRSTIGYHVKDEHGGDPDSIGNNFEILKKCQSKLDCLIFEMFFIRKLKPNLNKQSDSIRAKLFT encoded by the coding sequence atgCCTGCTTTCTACAAGcgatatgttgacgacactCTCAGCAAAATGCCCGATGTTTCATCTGCCTCTGAATTCTTGTTAACACTGAATGGAATACACCCCTCACTCAGCTTCACAATGGAACTCGAAGACAACAGCAAGCTTCCCTTTCTTGGCATGGTGATCATCAGAAATGGTCCACGACTAGAGACGAAGGTCTACGTGAAACCAACCGATACTGGGCTTTTATTGCATTATCAAAGCCATGTTGACGTCAAGTATAAACATTCTCTACTGAAGACAATGTTAAACCGTGCTTTCAAACTCTCATCGAATTGGCAGTTTTTCCATCAAGAATGCGAACGTCTCAAAATGGTTTTTGCTCGCCTGCATTATCCTGAAACCCTCATAGAGAACACCATCAGAAATTTTATCGAAATGAGAGTTACTGAGAGTATGTGTTCTAAACAGCAAGTACCCGATGAACAAGATGCCCCCATCAGAATTGTGCTACGGTTCAAAGACCAGAAATCGGCAAATGTGGTAAGACACCAACTCAGCGATCTTAGTCGAAAGATTAATGCCGTCGTCCAGCCTGTTTATGTAAGCAGAAAGATCAAAGGAAATGTCAAGCCGAAGGAACACAAACCTCCAATTGTAAACCAACAAAACGTTGTTTATTATTACAAGTGTGGTCTGTGTGATACAGACTATGTCGGCTTCACGAGTCGACACCTACATCAACATGTGGAGGAACATAAGCGATCAACAATCGGCTACCATGTAAAGGACGAGCATGGAGGGGATCCGGATTCCATTGGAAACAACTTTgagattttaaagaaatgtcaGAGTAAACTTGActgcttgatttttgaaatgttttttattcggaAACTTAAACCAAATCTGAACAAACAGAGTGACTCGATACGCGCGAAGTTATTTACTTAG
- the LOC138030545 gene encoding uncharacterized protein produces MVEVRWPSNFASCLTVTNGESREIGKCRRVNRKTCEINSSSEESKEVGDNGLEEPVEVDEDDDSHDRERKSDSGEDSEKDHREADGKDFDEKPKKNYGKELSEAVNQCGLKFLHQNIQSLHGKMDELNILVLHCPNLHILAFTESLLDNSISNGEVSLPGYSIFRSDRTNRRGGGIAIYVKETLSVIRRADLAKDFVEVLELANAENKETLITGDFNFDFLDASFSNSTKDMKRILSSFNLKQLIDKAKQITKASSTLLDLFATNSPKNVTLAKVFPSTLSDHDMLVVVRKINAGKLPPRFIECRNFLKYDQMNFIEDLEKRSWDDVYSERDANSAWSKWKKLFVSVCNKHAPIRHKVLRGIICPWLTSATKKLMNERDSFLRKARKTGSELEWSTYRRLRNQVTNRIKIEKRHYQRNEIHDNLANPKAFWRATKSIFPSKERKSSIVQSIIMDEGETISSKSTIVEKLNIFFMNTVSKLLESVQSTTILGLSDKKFTNESFVLQPVSQNFIFQQLKDLKVKKATGLDGISARFLKDALRLSLLL; encoded by the exons ATGGTAGAGGTAAGGTGGCCGAGTAACTTTGCTAGTTGTCTCACCGTTACTAATGGGGAGTCCA GAGAAATTGGGAAATGCAGACGTGTCAACAGAAAAACATGTGAAATAAACAGCTCGTCAGAGGAGAGCAAAGAAGTTGGGGACAACGGTTTGGAGGAGCCAGTGGAAGTTGACGAGGATGACGACTCCCATGACAGGGAAAGGAAAAGTGATTCTGGTGAAGACAGCGAAAAAGATCACAGAGAAGCAGATGGAAAAGACTTTGATGAAAAACCCAAGAAGAATTACGGGAAAG AATTATCTGAAGCTGTAAATCAATGTGGCCTTAAGTTTTTACACCAGAATATACAAAGTCTTCATGGGAAGATGGATGAattaaatattcttgttttacATTGCCCTAATTTGCATATCCTTGCCTTTACTGAAAGTTTATTAGATAACAGCATATCCAATGGTGAAGTGTCTCTGCCTGGCTATTCAATCTTCAGAAGTGACCGGACTAACAGGCGTGGTGGTGGGATAGCTATCTATGTTAAGGAAACTCTGTCCGTAATCAGGAGAGCTGATTTGGCAAAGGACTTTGTTG AGGTTCTTGAGCTTGCAAATGCTGAGAATAAGGAAACATTGATCACAGGAGACTTTAATTTCGATTTTCTGGATGCATCCTTTTCCAATTCAACAAAAGACATGAAAAGAATTCTCTCTAGTTTCAATTTGAAACAACTGATTGATAAAGCGAAACAAATCACTAAGGCAAGCTCTACCTTACTCGATTTGTTTGCTACTAATAGTCCTAAAAATGTTACTCTTGCTAAAGTTTTTCCATCCACTCTAAGTGATCATGATATGCTTGTTGTGGTCAGGAAAATTAATGCTGGTAAACTTCCTCCACGCTTTATTGAATGCAGAAATTTTTTGAAGTATGAccaaatgaattttattgaGGATTTGGAGAAACGTTCATGGGATGATGTGTACAGTGAAAGGGATGCAAACTCCGCTTGGTCGAaatggaagaagttatttgtaTCAGTCTGTAATAAACATGCTCCTATTCGCCATAAAGTGTTGAGGGGAATTATATGTCCATGGTTAACATCTGCAACAAAAAAGCTTATGAATGAACGTGATTCTTTTTTAAGGAAAGCGAGGAAAACTGGATCTGAGCTTGAATGGAGTACATATCGGCGATTACGAAATCAAGTTACCAACAGGATCAAAATTGAGAAGCGTCATTATCAGAGAAACGAAATTCATGATAATTTGGCCAACCCAAAAGCATTTTGGAGAGCTACGAAGAGCATTTTCCCAAGCAAAGAGAGGAAATCTTCAATCGTTCAATCTATAATAATGGACGAGGGTGAAACCATCAGTAGTAAATCAACTATTGTCGAGAAACTTAACATCTTTTTCATGAACACTGTGTCCAAGCTCCTGGAATCCGTTCAATCAACTACCATTCTTGGTCTCTCTGATAAAAAGTTCACTAATGAAAGTTTTGTGCTTCAACCAGTTTCccaaaactttatttttcaacaactgaaggacttaaaagtgaaaaaggccACTGGCTTGGATGGGATTTCGGCTCGGTTTTTGAAAGACGCGCTTCGGTTATCGCTCCTACTATGA
- the LOC138030542 gene encoding P2X purinoceptor 7-like produces MDDQVSRESSTETERVESRISCSCKSTCSTKRTTGSNRGCPCKGQGVQCGARCTCGSTAKPCRNKPGTSISAQAARPVQRANQPYTVASNRPSEEEERVKENNDVKEFISTLDEPMVRKLCIRSLRRGVGSMDYIHGLLIAEDDLDDVEDDDEGGATAAAVTQTAISAASQEESSSAGPSIPWCKCGVCQIMPQEIENKCCGQRKCVTTHTRFQKLCLDPDVLQLVIRNRGDIRNDREDNSTRSFRKASYRQYVLDRYGYLGKGNRKVCPACVVKTVRHYYPSQTGVYMGFRHE; encoded by the exons ATGGACGATCAAGTCAGTAGAGAGTCATCAACCGAGACTGAACGCGTG GAAAGTAGAATTTCGTGCTCGTGTAAGAGCACATGTTCCACGAAAAGGACAACTGGATCTAATCGTGGTTGCCCTTGCAAGGGCCAAGGTGTTCAATGTGGCGCCAGATGCACGTGTGGTTCGACAGCTAAACCTTGCAGAAATAAG CCTGGTACAAGTATTTCTGCTCAAGCTGCCCGCCCTGTTCAGAGAGCAAATCAGCCTTACACTGTTGCTTCAAATAGGCCCAGTGAAGAGGAAGAGAGggtgaaagaaaacaatgatgTGAAG GAGTTTATTTCAACACTGGATGAGCCCATGGTGAGAAAGCTGTGCATCCGAAGTTTGCGACGGGGAGTCGGAAGCATGGACTATATCCATGGTCTTCTCATTGCAGAAGATGATCTAGATGATGTGGAGGATGACGATGAAGGAGGAGCCACTGCAGCTGCTGTGACTCAGACCGCAATAAGTGCAGCAAGTCAAGAAGAAAGCTCATCTGCTGGACCCTCAATACCTTGGTGCAAGTGTGGGGTCTGTCAAATTATGCCACAAGAAATAGAGAACAAATGCTGTGGGCAGCGGAAATGTGTGACTACACACACTAGGTTCCAAAAATTATGTCTTGATCCTGATGTTCTCCAGCTGGTCATAAGGAACAGGGGAGACATCAGGAATGACAGAGAAGACAATAGCACGCGATCATTCCGGAAAGCCAGTTACAGGCAGTATGTGCTTGATCGTTATGGGTATCTAGGGAAGGGCAACAGAAAAGTATGTCCGGCATGCGTTGTTAAAACTGTTCGGCATTATTACCCTTCTCAAACTGGCGTGTATATGGGATTTAGGCATGAATGA